The region CGGCCCGCAGCACCGCCATCCCCACGGCGCGATAGAGCTTGCCGGTGTCCAGGTGGGCATAGCCCAGGTCGGCGGCCAGACGGCGCGACAGCGTTCCCTTGCCGGCGGCGGCCGGCCCGTCGATGGCGATGATCAAGGGGCGTCCTCCGTGATCGTGGCCCCGAGCGCGCCCATGAGGGCCACGAATCCGGGGAAGCTGGTATCAATGGCGCGGCCATCGTCGATGGCGACCGGCTCGGCGCTGACCAGGCCCAGCACCAGAAACGACATGCCAATGCGGTGATCGAGATCCACCGTGACCCGCGCCCCGCCTTGGGGGGGCCGCCCGCTGCCCTGAACGATCAAGGTATCGCCCTCGACCGCCACCCGGACCCCGCAGGCCGCTAGCCCCCGGGCCATGGCCGCCAGACGGTCGCTTTCCTTGACCCGCAGCTCGGCCAAGCCTTCCATGCGGGTTTCGCCCTCGGCGCAGGCGGCGGCAATGGCGAGAATCGGGTACTCGTCGATCATGGACGGTGCGCGCTCGGGCGGCACGGTCACGCCACGCAACCGGCTGGCGTGGACCTCCAGGTCCCCGACCGGCTCGCCCGCTTCCTCGCGGGGATTAAGCACCCGGATGTCGGCGCCCATCTCGCGCAAGGTGTCGAACAAGCCGGTGCGCAAGGGGTTGAGGCCCACCCCGTTCAGCACCACGCGCGAGCCCTCGACCAGCAGGGCCGCCACCAGCGGAAAGGCGGCCGACGAGGGATCGGCCGGCACTTGCACCGCCGCGCCCGTCAGCTCGGGCTGTCCGGTCAGGGCCAAAACCACGCCGCCGTCCTCGGCCGGGGTGCGGGTCAGGGTCGCCCCGAAATAGCCCAGCATACGCTCGGTGTGGTCGCGGGTGGGAATGGGCTCGATGACCGTGGTCGTCCCCGGGGTGTTGAGACCGGCCAGCAGCACCGCCGATTTGACCTGGGCGCTGGGCACCGGCACCCGGTAGGTCACTGGCAAGGGCGCGCGGGCGCCGCCAAGAGCCAGCGGCAGCCGCCCGCCGTCTCGCCCCAGGAAGGTGGCGCCAAAGCGCGACAGAGGCTCAATGACCCGAGCCATGGGGCGCCGCCGCAAGGACGCGTCGCCGGTGAAGATCGCGGTGATCGGGTGGGTGGCGACCAGCCCCATGAGCAGGCGCGCCCCGGTGCCGGCGTTGCCCATGTCGAGCACATCGGCCGGCTCGGCCAGACCGCCAACCCCCACCCCGTCCACCTGCCAGACCGCGCCGGCCTCGCCTGGGGCCAAGCGCTCGACGCGAGCCCCCATGGCGGTCATGGCGTGGGCGGTGGCCAACACGTCCTCGCCTTCGAGCAAGCCGGTGATGGTGGTGCGGCCCACGGCCAGCCCCCCTAGCATCAAGGCGCGATGGGACACGGACTTGTCGCCTGGCACCCGAAGGGAACCAATAAGGGCGTCGGCGCGCCGGGCGCGCAGGGGCAAGGGACGGTCGGCCATGGGCTTCCTGGCGGCAAAGAGGTCAACGGGAGCGCAAAAGGAGCAAGGCGTTTAGCACAGGCTCCGCCCCAAGGGTAGCGTTCAAGGGCCATCGGGTGAAGGAAGGCCTGGACATCCGGCGAAAGAAATAAGGGAAGGCTGAGGAGACCCCGCCTCCCCAGACCCCTTGGTCTCTCAGGCCCTTCGAACGGGGGTATACCCCAAGATAGGGACCGGCTGGAAAAAGAGTGCGAGAGGGCGGCAAAAACCGTCTTGTCCAAAGGCGTTAAAAGGATGTTCGATTGCTTTTGACAAGGGCCGGAGGAAAGTGGCAATAGCGGCCTTTCCGATGGGGCCCCGCTACACGCCAGGGGACCCGAGTCGTCATGGGCCGGATGGGCCGGGGCAGTCCCGCGGCATCGGTGTTCGTTAGGGAGGTGGAAGCGTGTCCAAACCCGAATGGGGCGTCAAGCGGACCTGCACAAGTTGTGGGGCGCGGTTTTATGACCTGCGGCGATCGCCTGCCGTCTGCCCCAAGTGTGAGGCGGTCCTGGAACTCGATTCCCCCGTCAAATTGCGCCGCGCCGAGCGCAAGAAAGAGCCCCCCAAGGTGGTACCCGTGGTGCCGCTTGATGAGGAGGATGTGGATCTCGGGGCTGGCATGGACGTCGATGACGCCCTGGAAGCCGACGACGACGACGAGGTGGCTGATCTGATGGAGGACACCTCCGACCTGGGCGAGGACGATACCGACCTCCACGAGGTCAAGGACCACCTGGAGCTTGACGAGTCCGAGTAACCCTCCCCGTCCTGGGATTTTTTCCGCCTTCTCGCATTTTCCTCTTGTCGAGACCGGCGGGACCTTGTAGACACCCGGGCCTCGGCGCTGATGACCGGCCCCCCGGAAGGCGGCGACGAGGTCCCAAGGTTCTGGCGGACACGCCAGAGCATCGTGATGTTGGCCTGGCAGGTCGGCGCATTACCCCGGTGGGGGGCTGTAGCTCAGTTGGGAGAGCGCTTGAATGGCATTCAAGAGGTCAGGGGTTCGATTCCCCTCAGCTCCACCAAGGGTTCGTGAAGAGGTGCGTTGGTAAAGTTCCCAACGGCTTGGCCGCAAGGTCAAGCCATTCCCGGATGGGGGCTGTAGCTCAGTTGGGAGAGCGCTTGAATGGCATTCAAGAGGTCAGGGGTTCGATTCCCCTCAGCTCCACCAAGGGTTCGTGAAGAGGTGCGTTGGTAAAGTTCCCAACGGTTTGGCCGCAAGGTCAAGCCATTCCCGGATGGGGCTGTAGCTCAGTTGGGAGAGCGCTTGAATGGCATTCAAGAGGTCAGGGGTTCGATTCCCCTCAGCTCCACCAAATCTTTAGGACCGTTGTTCCCAACGGTTTGGTCGTAAGACCAAGCCATTCCCGGATGGGGCTGTAGCTCAGTTGGGAGAGCGCTTGAATGGCATTCAAGAGGTCAGGGGTTCGATTCCCCT is a window of Pararhodospirillum photometricum DSM 122 DNA encoding:
- a CDS encoding FYDLN acid domain-containing protein, whose protein sequence is MSKPEWGVKRTCTSCGARFYDLRRSPAVCPKCEAVLELDSPVKLRRAERKKEPPKVVPVVPLDEEDVDLGAGMDVDDALEADDDDEVADLMEDTSDLGEDDTDLHEVKDHLELDESE
- the aroA gene encoding 3-phosphoshikimate 1-carboxyvinyltransferase gives rise to the protein MADRPLPLRARRADALIGSLRVPGDKSVSHRALMLGGLAVGRTTITGLLEGEDVLATAHAMTAMGARVERLAPGEAGAVWQVDGVGVGGLAEPADVLDMGNAGTGARLLMGLVATHPITAIFTGDASLRRRPMARVIEPLSRFGATFLGRDGGRLPLALGGARAPLPVTYRVPVPSAQVKSAVLLAGLNTPGTTTVIEPIPTRDHTERMLGYFGATLTRTPAEDGGVVLALTGQPELTGAAVQVPADPSSAAFPLVAALLVEGSRVVLNGVGLNPLRTGLFDTLREMGADIRVLNPREEAGEPVGDLEVHASRLRGVTVPPERAPSMIDEYPILAIAAACAEGETRMEGLAELRVKESDRLAAMARGLAACGVRVAVEGDTLIVQGSGRPPQGGARVTVDLDHRIGMSFLVLGLVSAEPVAIDDGRAIDTSFPGFVALMGALGATITEDAP